In Mucilaginibacter celer, one DNA window encodes the following:
- a CDS encoding GIY-YIG nuclease family protein → MFTVYVLYSPTFDQIYIGYTSDLENRFLSHNQLATKGHTVKYRPWVIAYTEEFPTKSEALIREKQLKSSNGRQFIRNMISKKFNASNV, encoded by the coding sequence ATGTTTACGGTATACGTTTTATATTCTCCAACCTTTGATCAAATCTATATCGGTTACACATCTGATTTAGAGAATCGTTTTCTCTCTCATAATCAACTGGCAACTAAGGGACATACTGTTAAATATCGCCCCTGGGTAATTGCATATACAGAAGAGTTCCCAACGAAATCGGAAGCTTTGATACGGGAAAAACAACTTAAATCGTCGAATGGAAGACAGTTTATTCGGAATATGATTAGCAAGAAATTTAATGCATCAAATGTTTAG
- a CDS encoding START-like domain-containing protein encodes MSEKKKFTIEYEIKSSPRILFSFLSEPNGLSQWFADEVSIRDHVYTFTWDDESQKAKLCSVKENKSVRFKWLDDDAQYYFEMEIMQDELTNDVALAITDFAVEDTITERKQIWDNSIDYLISVLGA; translated from the coding sequence ATGTCCGAAAAGAAAAAATTTACCATTGAGTACGAGATTAAGTCATCTCCACGTATCCTGTTTTCATTCTTAAGCGAGCCTAACGGCTTGTCTCAATGGTTTGCTGATGAGGTTAGTATCCGGGATCATGTTTATACTTTCACCTGGGATGATGAGTCGCAAAAGGCCAAACTGTGTTCAGTTAAAGAAAATAAATCCGTACGTTTTAAATGGCTTGATGATGATGCTCAGTATTATTTTGAAATGGAAATAATGCAGGATGAGCTCACCAATGATGTGGCCCTGGCCATTACCGATTTTGCCGTCGAAGACACCATTACCGAACGTAAACAGATCTGGGATAACTCTATCGATTACCTCATCAGCGTATTAGGCGCCTGA
- a CDS encoding LptF/LptG family permease, with translation MKKIHLLLLKSFIRPFLVTLFIVMFVLLMLFLFKYIDDLIGKGFAWYTILELMMYNSATNVSMALPLSVLLSTIMTYGSLGENYELVAIKAAGISLRRAMYPMIVIVTILSVAAFFFSDYMLPVANLKYFSLLYDARKQKSADLLPEGVFSTSFPGYTIRVKRKDPDGQRLYDIMIYSKTPSDNNTIVILAREGTMFRTMGDKYLVLKLKDGVRYEEAPGQNASYNTRQMLYRQRFKETETKFDLSTFKISRTDENEFKSASQMMNIKQLTHYLDSAQRSVDSVAASNHKMVSSYIKYYSIPTQSKVIKQPIAYDAKKGALQGLKTPEQQMALNTASSEVRSIKDFIKNRSDIYRNDSENIRRYFVEYQKKYNLSVACLVLFLIGAPLGSIIRKGGLGLPVVVSVVFFLIYYIITTIGEKAVKGGEINNYLGMWISIITLLPIGLFLSYKAATDSALFDMEVYKRFINRMIQKFKPKATRHLH, from the coding sequence ATGAAAAAGATCCACCTTTTACTCCTTAAATCATTTATAAGGCCTTTTTTGGTTACGCTTTTCATTGTGATGTTTGTGTTGCTGATGTTGTTTTTGTTTAAATACATTGATGATTTGATTGGCAAGGGCTTTGCCTGGTACACCATCCTCGAGCTGATGATGTACAACTCGGCCACCAACGTATCTATGGCCCTGCCGCTTTCGGTGCTGCTATCCACTATTATGACTTACGGCTCACTTGGCGAAAATTACGAACTGGTGGCCATCAAAGCCGCCGGTATCTCCCTGCGCCGGGCTATGTACCCCATGATTGTGATTGTTACCATACTCAGCGTAGCGGCTTTCTTTTTTTCGGATTATATGCTGCCGGTGGCTAACCTTAAGTATTTTTCGTTGCTGTATGATGCCCGCAAGCAAAAATCGGCCGATTTATTGCCCGAGGGAGTGTTCAGCACCAGCTTTCCGGGCTATACCATCCGCGTAAAACGAAAAGATCCGGATGGGCAGCGCCTGTACGATATCATGATCTACTCAAAAACGCCAAGCGATAATAATACCATCGTAATTTTGGCGCGCGAGGGTACCATGTTCCGTACCATGGGCGATAAATACCTGGTGCTGAAGCTGAAGGATGGCGTACGTTATGAGGAGGCACCCGGCCAGAATGCCAGCTACAATACCCGCCAGATGCTGTACCGGCAGCGTTTTAAGGAAACCGAAACCAAGTTTGATCTTTCAACTTTTAAAATCAGCCGTACCGACGAGAACGAATTTAAGTCGGCATCGCAAATGATGAACATCAAGCAGCTTACGCATTACCTCGATTCGGCCCAGCGCTCGGTTGATAGCGTTGCCGCATCTAACCATAAAATGGTTTCATCATATATCAAATACTATTCTATTCCAACACAATCAAAGGTTATTAAACAACCTATTGCCTACGATGCGAAGAAAGGAGCCCTGCAGGGCCTTAAAACACCCGAGCAGCAGATGGCGCTCAATACCGCTTCGTCGGAAGTACGGTCAATTAAAGATTTTATCAAAAACCGGTCAGACATATACCGTAACGATTCTGAAAACATCCGCCGCTATTTTGTTGAGTATCAAAAAAAATACAACCTTTCTGTAGCCTGCCTGGTATTGTTTTTAATAGGTGCCCCGCTGGGCTCCATCATCCGTAAAGGCGGGTTGGGCCTGCCTGTGGTGGTTTCAGTCGTATTTTTCCTCATCTACTATATCATCACCACCATTGGCGAAAAAGCAGTAAAGGGCGGCGAGATCAATAATTACCTGGGCATGTGGATTTCTATTATCACCCTGCTGCCTATCGGCCTGTTCCTGTCGTACAAGGCAGCTACCGATTCGGCTTTATTTGATATGGAAGTTTATAAACGCTTTATAAACCGCATGATACAAAAGTTTAAGCCCAAAGCAACCCGGCATCTTCATTAA
- a CDS encoding bifunctional 3,4-dihydroxy-2-butanone-4-phosphate synthase/GTP cyclohydrolase II yields MLNTIQEAIDELKAGKTIIVVDDEDRENEGDFLTSARNGTPETINFMVKHGRGLVCAPITAQRAKELELMPMVSHNTTSHETNFTVSVDLLGHGCTTGISASDRSKTTLALIDPDTRPEDLGRPGHIFPLIAKDGGVLRRAGHTEAAIDLAILAGHEPAGVICEIMKEDGEMARLPDLLQIAKDFDLKIISIKDLIAYRLEHESMVKREVTVKMPTEWGDFDMTAYTQLDTGENHLALVKGSWEPGEPVLVRVHSSCMTGDIFGSCRCDCGPQLHKAMEMISKEGKGAIVYMNQEGRGIGIINKLRAYHLQENGYDTVDANLKLGFPMDQRDYGIGAQILRNLGITKMRLMSNNPKKRAGLIGYGLEVVENVPIEIASNPHNEAYLRTKRDRMDHAIMRDH; encoded by the coding sequence ATGTTAAACACCATACAAGAAGCGATCGACGAGCTTAAAGCCGGCAAAACCATCATCGTTGTTGATGATGAAGATCGCGAAAATGAGGGCGATTTTTTAACCTCCGCCCGCAACGGTACTCCCGAAACCATCAACTTTATGGTTAAGCACGGTCGCGGCCTGGTTTGTGCGCCAATTACCGCACAAAGGGCAAAAGAGCTTGAACTGATGCCGATGGTAAGCCACAACACCACCTCGCACGAAACAAATTTTACTGTTTCGGTTGATTTGCTTGGTCATGGTTGTACAACAGGCATTTCGGCAAGCGACAGATCAAAAACCACGCTTGCCCTGATTGATCCGGATACCCGGCCTGAAGATTTGGGCCGCCCGGGACATATTTTTCCTTTAATAGCCAAAGACGGCGGCGTACTGCGCCGTGCCGGCCATACCGAAGCAGCTATCGACCTGGCCATATTAGCCGGGCACGAACCGGCCGGTGTGATTTGCGAAATTATGAAGGAAGACGGCGAAATGGCCCGCCTGCCCGATCTGCTGCAAATTGCCAAAGATTTCGATCTTAAGATTATCTCTATAAAAGACCTCATCGCTTATCGCCTGGAACACGAATCGATGGTGAAACGTGAGGTAACGGTAAAAATGCCTACCGAGTGGGGCGATTTTGATATGACAGCCTACACCCAGCTGGATACCGGCGAAAACCACCTTGCCTTGGTTAAAGGCAGCTGGGAGCCCGGCGAACCGGTTTTAGTACGTGTTCATAGCTCATGTATGACGGGCGATATTTTTGGCTCCTGCCGCTGCGATTGCGGTCCGCAGTTGCATAAAGCTATGGAAATGATCAGCAAGGAGGGCAAAGGCGCTATTGTGTACATGAACCAGGAAGGCCGCGGCATAGGTATTATCAATAAGCTGCGTGCCTATCATCTGCAGGAGAACGGCTATGATACGGTTGATGCCAACCTTAAGCTGGGTTTCCCGATGGATCAGCGCGATTACGGCATTGGCGCCCAAATTTTACGCAACCTTGGCATCACCAAAATGCGCCTGATGAGCAACAACCCCAAAAAACGCGCCGGACTTATTGGTTACGGCCTGGAAGTGGTTGAGAACGTACCTATCGAAATAGCATCAAACCCGCATAACGAGGCTTACCTGCGTACCAAACGCGACAGGATGGATCATGCCATTATGCGTGATCATTAA
- a CDS encoding zinc-binding metallopeptidase family protein: MKLFKCTNCGQLLYFENSLCECCKHVLGFTPEDMTLHTLVGGDDGTYSLHGYKKPFFGSGKNQPPKFKYCKNHEFDVCNWLIPANDPAVFCKACELNHIVPNLADPEHLRQWRLIEIAKHRLIYSLLQLKLPLVSKIQDIEKGLSFDFLSDADPSQRVLTGHENGLITLNVEEADDDKREQSRLQMNEPYRTLLGHFRHEVGHYYWDRLIDNSGFIDEYRRLFGDEREDYSQALQRNYNEGPPADWNQNYISTYASSHPWEDWAETWAHYLHIMDTLETADAFGMKVSPRVADKDSGLKAAINVSPYQEQNFERLLDLWLPLTFAMNSMNRSMGNADMYPFVIPPKVVEKLSFIHRVCFASKVG, translated from the coding sequence ATGAAACTATTTAAATGCACCAATTGCGGGCAACTATTATATTTTGAAAACAGCTTATGCGAATGCTGTAAACATGTACTGGGCTTTACCCCGGAAGACATGACCCTCCATACCCTTGTTGGCGGAGACGATGGCACTTACAGCCTGCACGGTTATAAAAAACCATTCTTTGGTTCGGGTAAAAATCAGCCGCCTAAGTTCAAATACTGTAAAAACCACGAGTTTGATGTTTGCAACTGGCTCATCCCGGCCAATGACCCGGCTGTTTTTTGCAAGGCTTGCGAATTGAACCATATCGTACCCAACCTTGCCGATCCGGAACATTTAAGGCAGTGGCGATTAATTGAAATTGCCAAGCACCGGCTTATTTACTCGCTTTTACAGCTTAAACTCCCGTTGGTAAGCAAAATACAGGACATCGAAAAAGGCCTGAGTTTTGATTTTTTAAGCGACGCTGATCCTTCGCAAAGAGTGTTAACGGGGCATGAGAATGGTTTGATTACTTTAAATGTAGAGGAAGCGGATGATGACAAGCGCGAGCAATCGCGCCTGCAGATGAATGAACCATATCGTACACTGCTCGGCCATTTCAGGCATGAGGTAGGCCACTATTATTGGGACAGGTTGATTGACAACAGCGGGTTTATTGATGAATACCGCCGGCTATTTGGCGATGAGCGGGAAGATTACAGCCAGGCCCTGCAACGCAACTACAACGAAGGCCCTCCTGCCGATTGGAACCAGAACTACATCAGCACCTACGCCAGCTCGCACCCATGGGAAGATTGGGCCGAAACCTGGGCACACTACCTGCACATTATGGATACGCTGGAAACTGCCGATGCCTTCGGCATGAAAGTTTCGCCCCGCGTTGCCGATAAAGACAGCGGCTTAAAAGCAGCCATCAATGTAAGCCCTTACCAGGAACAAAATTTTGAGCGCCTGCTTGACCTGTGGCTTCCGTTAACCTTTGCCATGAACAGCATGAACCGCAGCATGGGTAATGCCGATATGTACCCTTTTGTTATTCCGCCTAAAGTTGTGGAGAAGCTGAGTTTTATACATAGGGTTTGTTTTGCATCGAAGGTAGGGTAA